A single region of the Phyllostomus discolor isolate MPI-MPIP mPhyDis1 chromosome 14, mPhyDis1.pri.v3, whole genome shotgun sequence genome encodes:
- the AKNAD1 gene encoding protein AKNAD1 gives MDEAHLSEDATCKRQEGLPSGGRPPQTKPCEGHRPASENHTRGVSDRASSAAGDAQGAAARKESCGNAGPALAVDGVHENTVEQKCDKEQRCATDPPLPAGGDPPKSSISDILQHHLSKEEFLKGDGINCETLPEVSSADSSGEAVVKSVLLLPYVQSSWPEEQAPEPTGQLGPERGDERGDERGDESGAKPSHSPAAAGATASELGEPAAAGDGSRPESSNFLTEAKSPSHKQEGGRGQTPRYQETEKAGSGLGFQGDGVHRQFSDFYSVAPTGKIPENNVTDEPLPMDTQDPSSHDLRDRLALVRDILESLSGSNRVEEEEHGRKAPDPPRETEVSDSHENPRGAQFSTPGVSGSRMPVGLLSRRHRALKSGVRLFSSPSSSGGRAGLRGFHSHHNGGIHDPPSLPRRVLSHTGTGSETGLFTLTPASRKNPPASSSYIFQKISHGKKMCQKLREQADRLRSKVQEFSKSMARDSPRHVRDERLALEKLQGHLTLLEQELVANKEKHLTWKQQARKHDPPAVGDSDPERKAEDAMFRLEMLLEEAKEKRDKDESTPASPPPASSPAAPAPLLPPSSPRSDEAGLFAWSVSPEHRGSFVLGPLCLSLCPEHLTECLVQREQMLSTVTAELLPALRKQLPRSPAGYPAVGGLNWPQGGPDTERSCCSAPGTGLRGHRCETCGTEVPNSPRGCQKEPLREFHYRYNTPGQNYSNHEGGSAFVQLRFLNENKNSSPSCSKPNWIYSESADSKPSQDEHEPVPQKIGRVEGCPQNNKNGIKSLRGVLPLSVLTQEETDARQRRPSRPWEPPSEAQLRSAPKGPREPQRAQRAQLPSTHVHSQGTPRHRAEGASHRAAFFPSRNNLTASMAYGSALASSSPHFHSLGIAGSKSSGNLSCIEETQSEGLNSSLDNALRTAIVLKETTDRMIRTIAEDLAKVQRWRNRLKY, from the exons ATGGATGAAGCCCATCTCTCGGAAGACGCGACTTGCAAGCGACAGGAGGGTCTGCCTTCCGGTGGGCGTCCCCCCCAGACTAAGCCGTGCGAGGGTCACCGCCCTGCCTCGGAAAACCACACTCGGGGTGTCTCGGATCGAGCTAGTTCAGCGGCAGGGGACGCCCAAGGAGCGGCTGCACGTAAGGAGAGTTGCGGAAATGCAGGCCCGGCCCTGGCTGTGGATGGAGTGCATGAAAACACCGTTGAGCAAAAATGCGATAAAGAGCAACGATGCGCCACAGACCCTCCCCTTCCAGCTGGAGGAGACCCTCCAAAGTCCAGCATTTCCGACATTTTACAGCATCACCTTTCcaaagaggaatttttaaaaggtgatggCATCAACTGCGAAACTCTGCCAGAGGTCTCCAGTGCCGACAGTTCTGGCGAGGCTGTTGTTAAAAGCGTCCTTCTTCTGCCTTATGTCCAGAGTTCTTGGCCAGAAGAACAGGCCCCAGAGCCCACCGGCCAACTCGGCCCCGAGAGGGGTGACGAGAGGGGTGACGAGAGGGGTGACGAGAGCGGCGCTAAGCCGAGCCATTCTCCAGCTGCCGCAGGAGCAACCGCCTCTGAGCTGGGAGAGCCAGCGGCCGCTGGAGACGGCAGCCGTCCGGAAAGTTCCAACTTTCTAACCGAAGCCAAGAGTCCAAGCCACAAACAAGAAGGTGGCCGCGGGCAGACACCCCGGTATCAGGAGACTGAAAAGGCAGGGTCAGGCCTTGGGTTCCAGGGGGACGGAGTCCATCGCCAGTTCTCTGATTTCTACAGTGTCGCTCCCACCGGGAAAATCCCTGAAAACAACGTAACCGATGAACCGCTTCCAATGGATACACAAGACCCCTCTTCTCACGATCTGAGAGACAGGTTAGCTCTTGTGCGAGACATTTTAGAAAGCCTGTCTGGGTCGAATCGCGTTGAGGAAGAGGAGCATGGAAGGAAAGCGCCTGACCCTCCCCGAGAGACAGAGGTAAGTGACAGTCAT GAGAACCCCAGGGGTGCCCAGTTCTCAACACCCGGGGTCAGCGGGAGCAGGATGCCCGTTGGGCTCCTCTCCCGCCGGCACCGGGCGTTGAAGTCAGGTGTCCGGCTCTTCTCCAGCCCTTCCAGTTCCGGCGGGAGAGCTGGACTCCGGGGGTTCCACAGCCACCATAACGGAGGTATTCATGACCCCCCGAGTCTG CCGAGACGTGTCCTTTCTCACACAGGAACAGGCTCCGAGACCGGTCTCTTTACACTGACACCGGCCTCTCGGAAAAACCCTCCCGCCAGCTCTTCTTACATCTTCCAAAAGATATCCCACGGGAAAAAGATGTGCCAGAAGCTGAGGGAGCAGGCCGACCGACTGAGGAGTAAA GTGCAGGAATTCTCCAAGAGCATGGCGCGGGACTCCCCCCGTCACGTGCGGGACGAGAGGCTG GCCCTGGAGAAACTGCAGGGACATCTCACATTGCTGGAGCAGGAGCTCGTGGCCAACAAGGAGAAGCACCTGACTTGGAAGCAGCAAGCCCGCAAGCATGACCCCCCAGCCGTCGGTGACTCTGACCCAGAAAG AAAGGCGGAGGATGCAATGTTCAGGTTGGAGATGCTGCTTGAGGAGGCGAAAGAGAAGAGGGACAAAGACGAAAGCACTCCGGCGAGCCCTCCTCCCGCGAGCTCCCCCGCCGCCCCGGCTCCCTTGCTGCCCCCGTCCTCTCCACGCTCAGACGAG gcaggactcTTCGCTTGGTCTGTGAGCCCAGAGCACCGTGGCTCCTTTGTCCTGGGGCCGCTGTGCCTGTCTCTGTGTCCCGAACATCTGACCGAGTGCCTGGTACAGAGAGAGCAGATGCTCAGCACGGTAACCGCTGAGCTCCTGCCTGCGCTCCGCAAGCAGCTCCCCAGGTCCCCGGCAGGTTACCCTGCAGTCGGGGGCCTGAATTGGCCTCAAGGTG gcccCGACACAGAACGGAGCTGCTGCTCGGCTCCTGGCACCGGACTGCGGGGCCATAGATGCGAGACCTGCGGCACTGAGGTCCCGAACTCCCCCAGGGGCTGCCAGAAAGAACCGCTCCGAG AATTTCATTACAGATACAACACGCCGGGACAGAATTACTCAAATCACGAAGGAGGCAGTGCCTTTGTCCAGCTCcgctttttaaatgaaaataaaaattcatcacCTT CTTGTTCAAAACCAAACTGGATCTATTCTGAGAGCGCAGATTCAAAACCTTCTCAAGATGAACATGAGCCCGTACCACAAAA AATAGGCAGGGTAGAAGGTTGCccgcaaaacaataaaaatggcataaaatCTCTTCGTGGAGTTTTGCCTCTTTCTGTGTTAACACAAGAGGAGACGGATGCCAGGCAGAGACGCCCTTCGCGGCCGTGGGAACCCCCTTCTGAAGCTCAGCTGCGGTCAGCCCCGAAGGGACCACGAGAGCCACAGCGGGCACAGCGTGCccagctcccctccacccacgTGCACTCACAGGGCACACCGCGCCACAGGGCGGAGGGAGCTTCACACAGGgctgcttttttcccttccagAAACAATCTTACAGCTTCCATGGCCTACGGTTCAGCCCTGGCTTCATCCTCGCCCCATTTCCACTCCCTCGGGATTGCTGGAAGCAAATCTTCAGGCAACCTGAGCTGTATCGAAGAAACACAATCTGAG GGTTTAAACTCCTCTTTGGATAACGCCCTCAGGACAGCGATCGTTTTGAAAGAAACTACTGACAGGATGATTAGAACTATTGCAGAAGATCTCGCCAAAGTGCAGAGATGGAGGAATCGACTGAAATACTAG